A single window of Rickettsiella endosymbiont of Dermanyssus gallinae DNA harbors:
- a CDS encoding D-alanyl-D-alanine carboxypeptidase family protein yields MFKMRSFAPLVMGLILTLFMPIVKADPIIPITAPGTINTTPQQPTLTPIPPNINAKAYLLMDAYSGSILASGNIDQRVSPASLTKMMTSYVISMALKEGRIHPEELVTISEAAWKTGGSKMFVKVGDKVPVGQLMQGIIVDSGNDACVAMAEYVAGSQEAFVSLMNQAAARLGMNHTHFMDVDGLPDANHYSTAHDMGILARALILDFPEDYKWYSQKWFSYNGIKQPNRNRLLWRDANVDGIKTGHTNEAGFCLAASGQKNNMRLITIVMGAPSDEMRAQDSQKLLTYGFRFFESQKLYSANTKLATPRVWFGESSQVNVGLAQDLYATLPTGQNKAPTTKMVFTSNLIAPIKKGDVVGQINVVLNDKPIATVPLVALENLSKGGLWRSLVDHTSLWFHKAKA; encoded by the coding sequence ATGTTTAAGATGCGTTCTTTCGCCCCCCTTGTTATGGGCTTAATCCTTACGTTATTTATGCCCATTGTTAAAGCCGATCCGATTATTCCTATTACGGCGCCTGGTACTATCAATACAACACCGCAGCAACCCACATTAACGCCCATTCCGCCTAACATAAATGCAAAGGCTTATTTGTTAATGGATGCGTATAGCGGGAGTATTTTGGCCAGCGGTAATATTGATCAGAGAGTATCTCCTGCTAGTTTAACGAAAATGATGACTTCTTATGTCATTTCTATGGCTTTAAAAGAAGGGCGCATTCATCCTGAGGAGTTAGTGACTATTAGTGAAGCCGCTTGGAAAACAGGCGGTTCAAAGATGTTTGTTAAAGTGGGTGATAAAGTGCCTGTTGGTCAATTGATGCAAGGGATTATTGTTGATTCCGGTAATGATGCTTGTGTCGCAATGGCAGAGTATGTAGCAGGTAGTCAGGAAGCTTTTGTGAGTCTCATGAATCAAGCGGCTGCTCGGCTAGGGATGAATCATACGCATTTTATGGATGTAGATGGTTTGCCGGATGCTAACCATTATTCTACTGCGCATGATATGGGTATTTTGGCTCGAGCACTTATTCTGGATTTCCCAGAAGATTATAAATGGTATTCGCAAAAATGGTTTTCCTATAATGGCATTAAACAACCTAATCGTAATCGCTTATTATGGCGCGATGCCAATGTGGATGGTATTAAAACCGGACATACCAATGAAGCTGGTTTTTGCCTAGCGGCGTCTGGACAGAAAAACAATATGCGTTTAATCACTATTGTGATGGGCGCTCCATCGGATGAAATGCGTGCGCAAGATAGCCAAAAGTTATTGACCTATGGATTTCGTTTTTTTGAGTCACAAAAGCTTTATAGCGCGAATACGAAATTAGCGACACCACGTGTTTGGTTTGGAGAGAGTTCTCAAGTCAATGTAGGTCTGGCGCAAGATTTATATGCCACTTTGCCTACAGGGCAAAACAAAGCGCCTACCACTAAAATGGTCTTTACATCTAATTTAATAGCGCCTATTAAAAAAGGTGATGTAGTAGGGCAAATTAATGTGGTATTAAATGATAAGCCTATTGCAACCGTTCCTCTTGTTGCCCTAGAGAATTTATCTAAGGGCGGGTTATGGCGTAGCTTAGTTGACCACACAAGTCTGTGGTTTCACAAAGCAAAAGCGTAA
- a CDS encoding acyltransferase, producing MKFLNRFRVCFVAILYLINLISLFIPLAILGLFCYLIPLKIWQRNCKLWMERLPVYWIEGNCVIQDLTTSIKWEVKGLEQLSYNEWYLLIANHQSWADILVLQRIFNQKIPPLKFFLKRELLWTLPFASWACWLLGFPFMHRYSKKVLAKHPELKNKDVEATKRACTRFKATPTTVANFIEGTRFSEKKRQSQQSPYQYLLRPKSTGIGFSLAVLGDFFHKIINVTIIYPPKKSGLYDFLSGNIKKIIVEIEAIPITSDWHGDYQNDRQFRASFQKKLNHLWEQKDELIKATQVHY from the coding sequence ATGAAGTTTTTAAATCGGTTCAGAGTTTGTTTTGTAGCCATACTTTATCTTATCAATTTAATAAGTTTGTTTATCCCATTAGCAATTTTAGGGTTGTTCTGTTATTTAATTCCTCTGAAAATTTGGCAGCGAAACTGTAAACTGTGGATGGAGCGTTTACCCGTGTATTGGATAGAAGGGAATTGCGTTATTCAAGATCTAACAACCTCTATAAAATGGGAAGTAAAGGGGCTAGAGCAGCTTAGTTATAATGAATGGTATTTGCTTATTGCAAATCATCAATCTTGGGCAGATATATTGGTATTACAACGGATTTTTAATCAAAAAATTCCACCCTTAAAGTTTTTTCTCAAAAGAGAGTTACTTTGGACATTGCCTTTTGCGAGTTGGGCTTGTTGGTTGTTAGGGTTTCCTTTCATGCATCGTTACAGCAAAAAGGTATTAGCTAAACACCCCGAATTAAAAAATAAAGACGTTGAAGCAACTAAGCGAGCTTGTACGAGATTTAAGGCTACACCCACCACGGTGGCAAACTTTATTGAAGGGACTCGCTTCAGTGAAAAGAAACGTCAATCACAACAGTCCCCTTACCAATATTTGCTTCGCCCTAAATCAACCGGCATTGGATTTAGCTTAGCGGTTTTAGGTGATTTTTTTCATAAAATTATCAATGTGACCATCATCTACCCTCCAAAAAAATCTGGGTTATACGATTTTTTATCGGGGAATATAAAGAAAATAATCGTAGAGATAGAAGCGATACCCATTACATCCGATTGGCACGGAGATTATCAAAATGATAGGCAATTTCGTGCGAGCTTCCAGAAAAAGCTCAATCATTTGTGGGAACAAAAGGATGAACTTATTAAAGCGACGCAAGTGCATTATTAG
- the hemC gene encoding hydroxymethylbilane synthase translates to MTARKHLRIATRKSPLAYWQANAVKVQLEKHYPFMQIELLPLVTEGDRHLETSLNKLEGKGLFVKELEKALLNGDADIAVHSMKDVPMDLAKGLTLTAICEREDARDVLISRSGKSLNQLPSGACVGSSSLRRQSQLMALRPDLTVQVLRGNVGTRLEKLAAGEYDAIILAAAGLIRLQKTNCISEYLETSYFLPAPGQGALGVEGRSDDSELLSLMAVLNHKPTYDCVMAERALSRQLGGSCQVPIAAYAECLSNTQLRLRGLVAKPDGSLLVKVEKHGSISEAETLGIAAARELLVQGADRILQDLS, encoded by the coding sequence TTGACGGCAAGAAAACATTTGCGTATCGCAACTCGAAAAAGCCCTTTGGCCTATTGGCAAGCTAACGCAGTTAAGGTGCAATTGGAAAAGCATTATCCTTTTATGCAGATTGAACTACTTCCGCTGGTTACAGAAGGTGATAGACACTTAGAAACTTCGCTGAATAAGTTAGAGGGTAAAGGACTTTTTGTTAAAGAGCTGGAAAAAGCCTTGCTCAATGGCGATGCTGATATTGCTGTTCACTCTATGAAAGATGTACCTATGGATTTAGCAAAGGGATTGACGTTAACGGCTATTTGCGAGAGAGAAGACGCGAGAGATGTATTGATCTCAAGATCAGGAAAAAGTCTAAACCAATTACCTTCGGGCGCTTGTGTTGGCTCGTCGAGCTTAAGGCGCCAATCACAGTTAATGGCTTTACGACCTGATCTTACTGTTCAAGTGTTGCGTGGAAATGTAGGAACGCGTTTAGAAAAATTGGCGGCGGGTGAGTATGACGCCATTATCTTAGCGGCAGCAGGTCTGATCCGTTTACAAAAAACAAACTGTATTAGCGAATATTTAGAAACCAGTTATTTTTTGCCAGCGCCAGGTCAAGGAGCATTGGGGGTAGAGGGCCGTTCAGATGATAGCGAATTGCTCTCGCTAATGGCTGTTTTAAATCATAAGCCAACTTATGACTGTGTGATGGCTGAGCGTGCGCTAAGTCGACAGTTAGGAGGTAGTTGCCAAGTTCCTATTGCTGCTTATGCAGAGTGTTTATCCAATACACAATTGCGTTTGCGGGGATTGGTAGCAAAGCCAGATGGAAGTTTGCTCGTAAAAGTAGAAAAGCATGGCAGTATTAGCGAAGCTGAAACTTTAGGTATTGCTGCCGCAAGAGAATTGTTGGTTCAAGGCGCAGATAGGATTTTACAAGACTTATCATAG
- the nth gene encoding endonuclease III, with the protein MNAKKRLAIFQRFNKQNPHPQTELVYHSPFELLIAVILSAQATDKSVNRATKTLFAVASTPEAIAALGLDDLKKHIKSIGLYNTKAKNIISTCEILLKQYQGKVPEKRELLEKLPGVGRKTANVVLNTVFDQPTVAVDTHIFRVCNRTGLAKGKTPLAVEKTLLKTIPKPYLKNAHHWLVLHGRYTCLARKPKCPECIIQDLCEYPARFESAK; encoded by the coding sequence ATGAACGCAAAAAAGCGTCTTGCTATTTTTCAACGCTTTAATAAGCAAAACCCTCACCCACAAACAGAATTAGTTTACCACTCTCCTTTTGAGTTATTAATCGCGGTTATTCTCTCGGCGCAAGCCACTGATAAATCAGTTAACCGCGCGACTAAAACCTTATTTGCTGTCGCTAGCACGCCTGAAGCCATCGCCGCGCTTGGCTTAGATGATTTAAAAAAACATATAAAATCAATTGGACTATATAATACGAAAGCAAAAAATATTATTAGCACTTGTGAAATTTTACTCAAACAATATCAAGGAAAAGTGCCAGAAAAGCGCGAGCTTTTAGAAAAGCTTCCTGGCGTAGGACGGAAAACAGCCAACGTCGTTCTCAATACTGTATTTGATCAACCCACGGTTGCCGTTGATACACATATTTTTCGTGTATGTAATAGAACAGGTCTTGCCAAAGGAAAAACACCACTCGCTGTTGAAAAAACACTACTTAAAACTATACCCAAGCCTTATTTGAAAAATGCACACCACTGGTTAGTTTTACATGGGCGTTACACTTGTCTAGCGCGAAAACCAAAATGCCCAGAATGTATCATTCAAGATCTCTGCGAATACCCGGCACGTTTTGAAAGCGCGAAATAG
- a CDS encoding S24 family peptidase — translation MKNRSMSTILKGLMAELGINESELARRTGIGQPVVHRICSGETDNPKVATLSPIANFFAISISQLIGDEPLSTDRIPGTFNPDAQGWRQIPLLDWEQILAWPNLNKKTGPLPTVSTDIELSQHAYAVAVRDTTMEPRFPEGTVLLIDPDLRPNNLDFSIIHVDGHDLPNFKQILIDGEHTILKPLNPDFKTLLLSKPHKFLGVMVQSRMDFKKRK, via the coding sequence ATGAAAAACCGCAGTATGAGCACCATCCTCAAAGGATTAATGGCTGAATTAGGGATAAACGAATCCGAATTGGCCCGCCGAACCGGCATAGGCCAACCTGTAGTACACCGAATATGCTCGGGAGAAACAGATAATCCTAAAGTCGCAACGCTAAGCCCTATTGCAAATTTCTTTGCTATCTCCATCAGCCAGCTAATTGGTGATGAGCCCCTATCTACGGATCGTATCCCTGGCACTTTTAACCCTGACGCCCAAGGCTGGCGCCAAATCCCTCTTTTAGACTGGGAGCAAATACTCGCTTGGCCTAATCTAAATAAAAAAACAGGGCCTTTACCCACCGTCTCTACGGATATTGAGCTGAGCCAACATGCCTATGCGGTTGCGGTTAGAGACACGACCATGGAACCACGCTTCCCAGAAGGAACCGTTCTGCTCATTGACCCTGACTTAAGGCCTAACAATTTAGATTTTAGTATCATTCACGTTGATGGTCATGATTTACCGAATTTTAAGCAAATTTTAATTGATGGTGAACACACTATTCTTAAACCGCTAAACCCTGACTTCAAAACCTTGTTATTAAGCAAACCACATAAATTTTTAGGTGTTATGGTCCAATCTAGAATGGATTTTAAAAAAAGAAAATAG
- the rpsO gene encoding 30S ribosomal protein S15, whose translation MLAKSEIMAKYQRCSGDTGSPEVQVALLSGAIEQLNGHFQAHKKDNHSRQGLLKKVALRRKLLKYLKKVDLQRYMSLIKQLGLRG comes from the coding sequence ATGTTGGCTAAAAGCGAAATAATGGCTAAATATCAGCGTTGTTCTGGCGATACGGGTTCGCCGGAGGTTCAGGTGGCTTTACTATCGGGGGCTATTGAACAACTTAACGGCCATTTCCAAGCACATAAAAAAGATAACCATTCTAGACAGGGCCTATTAAAGAAAGTGGCTTTACGTCGAAAATTGTTAAAGTACTTAAAGAAAGTCGATCTACAACGTTATATGAGCTTGATTAAACAGCTCGGTTTGCGTGGCTAA
- the pnp gene encoding polyribonucleotide nucleotidyltransferase, whose translation MMSIETGAIARQATSSVLVTLEGTTVLVAVVGRKQAGETTDFFPLTVHYQERSYAAGRVPGGYFKREGRPSEKEILTSRLIDRPIRPLFPEGFHNEVQVVATVLSSNPDINADIPAMIGASAALALSGLPFKGPIGAARVGYSQGEYLLNPTFKQLETSDLDLVVAGTENAVLMVESQAAELSEEIMLGAVIFGQEQMQVAIQAIKALVQEAGKTAWDWQPSARLDAALEQTMTQAFEASIIKAYQIPEKLDRKAKLDELRDAMTKQWLDEEKGITAKAIQGLFSSLEEKIVRHRILDGKARIDGRDQKTVRPITVQPGLLPRTHGSVLFTRGETQAIVVATLGTDRDAQIVEALDGEARETFMLHYNFPPYSVGETGQVGSPKRREIGHGNLAKRALRAVLPSETDFPYVLRVVSEITESNGSSSMATVCGASIALMDAAVPLKKHVAGIAMGLIKEEDRFAVLTDILGDEDHLGDMDFKVAGTADGVTALQMDIKIDGITKEILEIALGQAKEGRLHILGIMEKALPGARVEVSPYAPRITTLKINPDKIRDLIGKGGATIRSITEETGTLIDISDDGVVRISTSDLEACQNAIERIKKVTAEVEVGAIYEGAVVKLTDFGAFVNVLPGRDGLVHISQISNERVENVSDVLTEGQIVKVKVLEIDRQGRIRLSMKDIEAEKATEKMTVNETENEIQS comes from the coding sequence ATGATGAGTATAGAAACGGGTGCGATTGCTCGTCAGGCGACATCGTCCGTTTTAGTGACATTAGAAGGTACAACGGTATTAGTTGCAGTGGTGGGTCGTAAGCAGGCAGGCGAAACAACCGATTTTTTCCCATTGACAGTGCATTACCAGGAAAGAAGTTATGCCGCTGGCCGTGTTCCAGGAGGCTATTTTAAGCGGGAAGGACGTCCAAGCGAGAAAGAGATTTTAACCTCTAGGCTGATTGATAGGCCAATACGACCTTTATTCCCTGAAGGATTTCACAACGAAGTCCAAGTCGTTGCGACGGTTTTATCCTCTAACCCTGATATTAATGCAGATATCCCTGCGATGATTGGTGCTTCAGCGGCACTAGCGCTTTCAGGCCTACCTTTTAAAGGTCCTATTGGTGCGGCGAGAGTGGGTTATTCTCAGGGCGAATACTTGCTAAACCCTACATTTAAACAGCTCGAAACATCCGATTTAGACTTAGTTGTAGCGGGAACAGAAAATGCTGTATTGATGGTAGAGTCACAAGCAGCTGAACTTTCTGAAGAAATTATGTTAGGCGCTGTGATCTTTGGGCAGGAACAGATGCAAGTCGCTATTCAAGCGATTAAAGCGCTTGTACAAGAAGCGGGTAAAACCGCATGGGATTGGCAGCCTAGCGCTCGTTTGGATGCTGCATTAGAACAGACGATGACACAAGCATTTGAGGCTTCCATCATTAAGGCGTATCAAATCCCAGAAAAGCTTGATCGTAAAGCTAAGTTGGATGAACTACGTGATGCCATGACAAAGCAATGGCTAGATGAAGAAAAAGGGATTACCGCTAAAGCGATTCAAGGATTATTTTCATCATTAGAAGAAAAAATAGTTCGTCATCGTATTTTGGATGGTAAAGCGCGTATTGATGGTAGAGACCAAAAAACAGTACGTCCGATCACTGTTCAACCCGGCTTATTACCGCGTACCCATGGTTCTGTATTGTTTACACGTGGAGAAACACAAGCCATTGTTGTTGCAACCTTAGGTACGGATAGAGATGCACAAATCGTAGAAGCTTTGGATGGCGAAGCGCGTGAAACCTTCATGCTGCATTATAATTTCCCTCCTTATAGCGTAGGCGAAACAGGACAAGTCGGCAGTCCTAAACGACGTGAAATTGGACATGGTAACCTGGCAAAACGCGCTTTACGTGCCGTATTGCCTAGCGAAACTGATTTTCCTTATGTATTACGTGTTGTTTCTGAAATTACAGAATCGAATGGTTCTAGCTCTATGGCAACGGTTTGTGGTGCTAGTATTGCATTAATGGATGCGGCTGTTCCTCTCAAAAAGCATGTTGCGGGTATCGCAATGGGCTTGATAAAAGAAGAAGATCGTTTTGCCGTTTTAACAGATATTTTAGGTGATGAAGATCACTTAGGCGACATGGACTTTAAAGTAGCAGGAACCGCTGATGGTGTTACCGCTTTACAGATGGATATTAAAATCGATGGTATTACTAAAGAAATTTTAGAAATAGCACTGGGACAAGCTAAAGAAGGACGTTTACATATATTGGGTATTATGGAAAAAGCTTTACCTGGCGCTCGAGTTGAAGTTTCTCCCTATGCGCCACGTATCACCACATTAAAGATAAACCCGGATAAAATCCGTGATTTAATTGGTAAGGGTGGTGCGACCATTCGTTCTATTACTGAAGAAACCGGGACCTTAATCGACATTAGTGATGACGGTGTTGTTCGGATTTCTACTTCTGACTTAGAAGCTTGCCAAAATGCGATAGAACGCATTAAAAAGGTAACGGCAGAAGTTGAAGTAGGTGCTATTTATGAAGGTGCTGTTGTCAAGCTTACAGACTTTGGTGCGTTTGTTAATGTATTACCAGGTCGTGATGGTCTGGTGCACATCTCTCAAATTTCTAATGAGCGCGTTGAGAACGTGAGTGATGTATTAACTGAAGGCCAAATCGTTAAAGTGAAGGTTCTTGAGATCGATCGACAAGGACGTATTCGTTTGTCTATGAAGGATATAGAGGCTGAAAAAGCGACAGAAAAAATGACAGTAAACGAGACGGAAAACGAAATACAATCGTGA
- a CDS encoding rhodanese-like domain-containing protein has protein sequence MKQHTSGFIALVADAKSRIKEISTSDLADKLSKVPFYLIDVRELDEYKQGAIPNAIHLSKGTIERDIERLIPDDAADIVVYCSGGFRSYLVADNLQKMGYQQVASLTGGFRAWLEAGYPLAT, from the coding sequence ATAAAGCAGCATACATCAGGGTTTATTGCTTTAGTGGCTGATGCAAAATCTAGAATCAAAGAGATAAGCACCAGCGACTTAGCTGATAAGCTAAGCAAAGTGCCTTTTTATTTGATTGATGTGCGAGAGTTAGATGAATATAAGCAAGGTGCAATACCCAACGCTATTCATCTCAGCAAAGGCACTATTGAGCGTGATATTGAAAGGCTGATTCCTGATGATGCAGCGGATATCGTTGTTTATTGTAGTGGTGGTTTTCGTTCTTACTTAGTTGCCGATAACCTTCAGAAAATGGGTTACCAACAGGTGGCTTCTTTAACCGGCGGATTTCGTGCTTGGTTAGAAGCAGGTTATCCATTAGCAACCTAA
- the carA gene encoding glutamine-hydrolyzing carbamoyl-phosphate synthase small subunit, translating into MQSLIPTRLLLKTGESFAGFSPDSQMNNQTGEVIFNTGMVGYVESLTDPSYAGQILCFTYPLIGNYGVSAPDTWESAKIQVKGVVMSELAPFYSNDSAQRSLLAWLEEQSIPYMTGVDTRALTHCLREKGVIPGIITHSVKDPTEFIEFDSIDWVKQVTISEPIYYGKGGKKIIVVDCGMKENILRCLLQYPIQIKRVPYDHDYSQEDYDGVFISNGPGDPILCQKTVAILKKVLAKKKPCFGICLGTQLMALAVDAKTYKLVFGHRSQNQPCMYLPTQRCYLTSQNHGYAVDEKTLPADWKILFRNLNDQSVAGIEHTEHPFFSVQFHPEAAPGPMDTQWLFERFYRTL; encoded by the coding sequence ATGCAGTCATTAATACCAACACGATTACTGTTAAAAACCGGCGAAAGTTTTGCAGGATTTTCACCAGACTCGCAAATGAATAACCAAACAGGCGAAGTCATATTTAATACGGGTATGGTCGGCTATGTAGAATCTTTAACAGATCCTTCATATGCTGGGCAGATACTTTGTTTTACCTATCCATTGATAGGAAATTACGGTGTTTCTGCGCCCGATACTTGGGAGTCTGCAAAGATACAGGTAAAAGGCGTTGTAATGTCAGAACTTGCGCCTTTTTATTCAAATGATTCAGCACAGCGTTCTCTGCTGGCTTGGTTAGAAGAGCAAAGCATTCCCTATATGACGGGTGTTGATACACGTGCATTAACACATTGTCTACGGGAAAAGGGCGTAATTCCGGGGATAATTACGCATTCTGTTAAAGATCCTACCGAGTTTATAGAATTTGATAGCATTGATTGGGTGAAACAAGTCACGATTAGCGAACCCATTTACTATGGAAAAGGCGGTAAAAAGATTATCGTGGTCGATTGTGGTATGAAAGAAAACATACTGCGTTGTTTATTACAGTATCCTATACAAATAAAGCGAGTTCCTTATGACCATGATTATAGCCAAGAGGATTATGATGGGGTATTTATTTCAAATGGTCCAGGTGATCCCATTTTATGCCAAAAAACCGTGGCTATTTTGAAAAAAGTATTAGCCAAGAAAAAGCCTTGTTTTGGAATCTGTTTAGGCACGCAATTGATGGCGTTAGCGGTGGATGCCAAGACTTATAAATTAGTTTTTGGTCACCGTTCGCAAAATCAACCTTGCATGTATTTACCAACACAGCGTTGTTATTTAACTTCACAAAATCATGGTTATGCTGTGGATGAGAAAACATTGCCTGCTGATTGGAAGATATTATTTCGTAATCTGAATGATCAGTCCGTGGCTGGTATTGAGCATACCGAACATCCTTTTTTCTCAGTTCAATTTCATCCAGAAGCTGCACCAGGGCCAATGGATACACAATGGTTATTTGAACGCTTTTATCGCACCCTATAA